A genomic window from Chitinivorax sp. B includes:
- a CDS encoding DUF4265 domain-containing protein translates to MEERTKVMTHDHVNVAVEGSGTSGVELVPAQHLGDGNWLVLRSPLYALQLAAGDTIRIVNNEVGTFEVVSRGGNVAVQFYLSENELDDPQATTSVANRITPKVVELGGRLDGQTMGLMVYTIPVEAGFPAIENIFAMAIDEFPGAQWQYTNIYDMTTGEPLCWWE, encoded by the coding sequence ATGGAAGAACGGACTAAAGTGATGACTCATGATCATGTAAATGTCGCTGTGGAGGGCTCTGGTACAAGCGGAGTTGAGCTTGTTCCAGCACAACATCTGGGAGATGGAAATTGGCTGGTACTCCGATCCCCTTTATATGCGTTGCAACTAGCGGCAGGCGACACGATACGAATCGTCAACAACGAGGTCGGTACATTTGAAGTCGTATCACGTGGAGGTAATGTTGCCGTTCAGTTCTATCTTTCCGAGAATGAATTGGACGATCCACAAGCTACAACAAGTGTGGCAAACAGAATCACGCCTAAAGTTGTTGAATTGGGGGGGCGCTTGGACGGCCAGACTATGGGCCTAATGGTCTATACCATACCCGTTGAGGCTGGTTTCCCGGCCATTGAAAATATCTTTGCCATGGCTATTGACGAGTTTCCGGGTGCTCAATGGCAATACACAAACATATATGACATGACGACGGGTGAGCCATTGTGCTGGTGGGAATAA